The following coding sequences lie in one Clupea harengus chromosome 23, Ch_v2.0.2, whole genome shotgun sequence genomic window:
- the LOC116218711 gene encoding collagen alpha-1(I) chain-like produces the protein MFSLAYASLLVSASVLLVQGGVISTTICELQGKTYRDQERFQPEPCMSCICDNGISKCVTAPCAPVKGCPFPEVVPKGKCCPVCPWFVHSQMESFPNVPKALNSGRRGWE, from the exons ATGTTCTCATTGGCGTATGCATCTCTACTGGTTTCTGCTTCTGTGCTACTGGTGCAAGGGGGTG TGATCTCCACAACCATTTGCGAGTTGCAAGGTAAAACATACCGTGACCAAGAGAGATTCCAGCCCGAGCCATGTATGTCCTGTATATGTGACAATGGAATCAGCAAGTGTGTTACGGCCCCCTGCGCCCCGGTGAAAGGCTGTCCCTTTCCAGAGGTCGTCCCTAAAGGCAAATGCTGCCCTGTCTGCCCATGG TTTGTACATTCACAGATGGAATCCTTTCCAAATGTTCCTAAAGCCCTCAACTCC ggACGAAGGGGTTGGGAGTGA